Part of the Neisseria brasiliensis genome is shown below.
TGGAGAGCTTCTATCAGGAAGGTGTGTTATCGGTGACAGAGTTGACCAAAGTGATAGATGATTACATACGTTACTACAATTATGAACGTATTAGTTTGAATTTAAAAAAGCTGAGTCCTGTGGCTTACAGAACCCAGCTTGAACAGGCTGTTTGAGAAAGATTATTAACTTGTCCAAGAATTGGGGGACAGTTCATACTTTTCAGACGGCCTGAGACTTTTGCAAAATCTCAAGAACCAACAATAAAAGCCCTAAAGGCCGTCATTCCCGCGTAGGCGGGAATCCATCGTGACCTCTATGAAACCTATTTTATTCAGAAGCTTGCTATGCTTAAAAATGGATTCCCGCCTACGCGGGAATGACGGCGGTTTTGTGTGTGCAAGCTTTTGAAGAAGTTTTGCAAAGGTCTCAAGCTTTCGGTCTGAGCTTCAACAACCTTTAGACGATAAAAAAGCACGGTTTCCACCGTGCTTTTTTGAAGCAAAAATGCTTATTTGTTTTTTTGCGAACGAAGATAATCCAAGGTTCTGAGCTGGGCGATGGCTGCGGCCAAAGCAGCATGTGCTTTTGCCAAAGATTCATCGTCTTGCGCCTTAGAAATACGGTCTTCCGCTGCTTTCTTAGCTTGCTCGGCACGCTCCTGATCCATCTCCGCACTGCGGACGGCAACGTCCGCCAATACGGTAATTTTCTCAGGCTGCACTTCCAACAAACCGCCGGAAACAGCAACCAACACTTCTTCAGCCTGACCCGGCACGGTCAAACGCAATGCACCGGGACGTACCAAACTCATGATCGGCTCGTGTCGCGGGTAAATACCGAGCTCACCTTGTACAGTCGGAACCACCACAAAGCTGGCTTCGCCTGAATAGATGTTTTGTTCGCTACTGACCACTTCAACTTGCATGATGCTCATGCCGGCCTCCTTAGTTTAAGGTTTTCGCTTTCTCGGCTGCTTCTTCGATGCCGCCCACCATGTAGAACGCTTGTTCTGGCAAGTGGTCGTATTCACCGTTCAAGATGGCTTTAAAGCCGGCGATGGTGTCACGCAATGCCACATATTTACCTGGAGAACCGGTAAATACTTCAGCAACGTGGAACGGTTGTGACAAGAAGCGTTGGATTTTACGGGCACGCATTACAGTCAGTTTGTCTTCGTCAGACAATTCGTCCATACCCAGAATGGCGATAATATCGCGCAATTCTTTGTATTTTTGCAAAGTAGACTGAACGCCGCGTGCAACATCATAGTGCTCTTGGCCCAATACCA
Proteins encoded:
- a CDS encoding F0F1 ATP synthase subunit epsilon, with the protein product MSIMQVEVVSSEQNIYSGEASFVVVPTVQGELGIYPRHEPIMSLVRPGALRLTVPGQAEEVLVAVSGGLLEVQPEKITVLADVAVRSAEMDQERAEQAKKAAEDRISKAQDDESLAKAHAALAAAIAQLRTLDYLRSQKNK